The genomic segment CCGCTCCAGCAGAACATCTCCGTGCACGTCCGGGCGGAGGTCGTCCGCGCCGACGGGGACCACAGCACCACCCGCTGGATGAGCCTCACCGCGGAGGACGCCGCGGCGATCCGGAGCAACCCGCTGCCCAGCCACGCCGACCAGAACGAGCTGCGCAGGGCCTGGGACTTCTTCGTCAACAGCCATGACGACAAGAACCGTTCGACCGGAACGCGCGGCGTGCTCGCCGAGGCCTATCTGCGGCGCATCGTGATGCTCCGCCTGGAAGGGCACGACTACGGCGGGACCGTCGAACGCATCCAGCTGCGTTCGTCGTCGCGCCGGGTCGCGGCGCCCCCGTGGAGCACCGAGAAGATCAGCACCCGTCCGATGTACCACGAGCTCGGGTGGTGGAACGTGTCCACCGACGATCTGCCCGAAGGCAGCGCGGCGGCCCGGGCGGCAGCGCCGTCCGGCGAGGAGGCCGACCAGTGAGCACCGCCCCCACGGCGCCTGTCGCCGGCCCCGTCGGCCCCACCGGCCCCCGTTGGCCCTCGGGGCCGATCGGCCGTTCCGTCCAGCGGATCACCGCGTCCGCTCTCGGCCCGTACCAGAGCGCCGTGATCCGGATCGGGTTCACCGCCACGTATCTGCTGTTCCTGCTGCGGGAAGTGCCGCACCGGCAGGAGCTCTACGGGCCGGACGGCCCCTGGCAGTGGGAGCTGGCGCACCGGCTGATATCCGACAACCACGCCTTCACCGTCCTGATGTGGTCGGACAGCTCCGCGTGGTTCGAGGCGGTCTACGCGCTCACCCTCGCGGCGGCCTTCTGCACGATGATCGGGTGGCGCACCCGGACGATGTCCGTCCTGTTCATGGTCGGGGTCCTCTCGATCCAGAACCGCAACATCTTCATGGGCGACGGCGGCGACAACGTCGTCCATCTGATGGCGATCTACCTCGTGCTGACCCGCTGCGCCCAGGTCTGGTCGCTCGACGCGCGGCGGGCCGCACGGAACGCGGCGCGGCGGGCGCAGGGCCTGCGGCCGGCCCGGGACGTCGTCGGTCCGGTGCTCTGGTCGGTGCTGGGAGCGGTACTGGTGGTCGCCACGGTGGAGGACGGCCTCGGCGGCACCCGGTGGCTGCCGAAGCTGTTGTGGGTGCTCTGGGTGGGGGCCGCCGCCCAGTGGATCACGAACCGGAACGCGCCGGACGGGGAGGACCGGGTGCTGCTCGACGTGGTGGCCAACCTCGCCCACAACGCGGCCCTCGTGGTGATCATGGCCGAGGTCTGCCTGATCTACGCCACTGCGGGCTGGTACAAGATCCAGGGCTCGCGCTGGCAGGACGGCACCGCGCTGTACTACCCGCTCAAGCTCGACTACTTCACTCCGTGGCCCGAGCTCTCGAACCTGCTCGCGGGCAGCGCGGTGATGGTGATGGTGGTGACGTACGCGACGGTGATCGTGCAGGTGGCGTTCCCGTTCACGCTCTTCAACCGGCGGGTCAAGAACGTCCTGCTCGTCGTGATGATGGGCGAGCACGCGGGGATCGCGGTCCTGCTGGGCCTGCCCTTCTTCTCGATGGCGATGATCTCGGCGGACGCCGTCTTCCTGCCCACCGTCTTCCTGGTGTGGCTCGGCGGCCGGGTCGGCGCCGGCCGGGACCGGCTGCTGGCCCGGGTCGGCAGCCGTACGGGCGCCGCCCGCGTGCCCGGCCCGCGAGGGCCCGCCGGGGCCGGGGCGGCCGGACCGGGCGGGGAGGCCCCGCAGCGTCCCGCCGACGGGGGCCATACGCTCGTCGGGTGAGCAGTGAGACCGGCAGTACAGAGGAATGCGGGCCCTTCGTGGCCGAGGGGGCCGATCCGGCCGCGGAACCGGCGCAGTACGACGACGGGTTCGGGGACGGGATCGGTGTCGGACCGCACCCGTCCCCCTGGCCGGAGGGTGAGCGGTACGACCCCGAGCTGCTGGCGGGCGGCGACCGCCGCAACGTGGTGGACGAGTACCGCTACTGGACCCGTGAGGCGATCGTCGCCGACCTGGACCTGCGGCGCCACGACTTCCACGTGGCGGTCGAGAACTGGGGCCACGACTTCAACATCGGCTCGGTCGTCCGCACCGCGAACGCCTTCCTCGCGAAGGAGATCCACATCGTCGGCCGGCGGCGCTGGAACCGGCGCGGTGCCATGGTCACCGACCGCTACCAGCATGTGCGCCACCACCCCGACACCGCGGACCTGACCGCCTGGGCGGCGGCGGAGGGGCTGCCGATCATCGGGATCGACAACCTCCCCGGGGCCGTACCGCTGGAGCGGACCGTGCTGCCCCGGCGCTGTGTGCTGCTCTTCGGCCAGGAGGGTCCGGGCCTCACGGAGGAGGCCAGGGCCCACGCCTCGATGGTCTGCTCGATCGCGCAGTTCGGTTCGACGCGGTCGATCAACGCGGGGGCGGCCGCCGCCGTCGCCATGCACGCGTGGATCCAGCGGTACGCGGACGTGCCGGACCCCTCGGCCTGACGCCGGGCACCGTACGAAAGGACCTCGGGCCCGGCGTCCTCAGGCCCGGGGTCTTCAGCCTCGGCGTCCTCAGGCCTGGCGGCGGACCTCGATGGTGCGGAAGCGGCCCGAGACGAAGGCGCCGTCGCAGAGGGCCGCGTTGGCCGCCGGGTTGCCGCCCGAGCCGTGGAAGTCCGAGAAGGCCGCCGTCTGGTTGACGTAGACCCCGCCGGTCAGGTTCAGCGACAGCTGGGCCGACTCCTCCAGGCAGACCTCCTCGATCGCGCGCTCCACCTCGGGCGAGGTGGTGTAGGCGCCGACCGTCATCGCGCCCTTCTCCCGGATCGTGCGGCGCAGCAGCTCCACCGCGTCGGCGACGGAGTCCACCGACACGGCGAAGGACACCGGGCCGAAGCACTCGGAGAGGTGGACGGGGTCGCCGCCGTCCGGGCCGGGCTCCTTGGCGAGGACCTTGACGACGACCGGCGTGCGCACCACCGCGTCGGGGAACTCCGGGTGCGCAACCTCGCGCGAGGCCAGGGCCACTTCGCCGAGGTCCGGGGCGGCTTCGAGCCGGCTCCGCACGTCCGGGTTGACCAGCGCCCCGAGGAGGGCGGTGGCGCGCGCGTCGTCGCCGAGGAGCCCGTCGACCGCCGCCGCGAGGTCGGCGACCACCTCGTCGTACGTCCTGGGGCCGGTGTCGGTGCTGATGCCGTCGCGGGGGACGAGGAGGTTCTGCGGGGTCGTGCACATCTGGCCGCTGTAGAGGGAGAGCGAGAACGCGAGGTTGGCGAGCATCCCGGCGTAGTCGTCGGTGGAGTCGATCACCACCGTGTTGACCCCGGCCTTCTCGGTATACACCTGGGCCTGACAGGCGTGGGTCTCCAGCCAGTCGCCGAAGGCGGTGGAGCCGGTGTAGTCGATGATCCGGACCTCCGGGCGCACCGCCAGCTCCTTGGCGATCCCCTCGCCGGGGCGCTCGGCCGTCAGCGCGACGAGGTTCGGATCGAAGCCGGTCTCGGCGAGCACCTCGCGCGCGATGCGGACGGTGAGCGCGAGCGGCAGCACGGCGCGCGGGTGCGGCTTGACGAGGACGGGGTTGCCGGTGGCGAGCGAGGCGAAGAGGCCCGGGTAGCTGTTCCAGGTGGGGAAGGTGTTGCAGCCGATGAGCAGCGAGACACCGCGCCCGACCGCGGTGAACGACTTCCGCAGCCGGAGCGGGTCGCGTTTGCCCTGCGGCTTGGACCAGTCGGCCCCGGCGGGGGTGCGCAGCTGCTCCTCGTACGCGTACGCCACCGCCTCCAGGCCGCGGTCCTGGGCGTGCGGGCCGCCCGCCTGGAACGCCATCAGGAAGGCCTGCCCGCTGGTGTGCATGACGGCCTGCGCCAGCTCGTGCGTGCGGGCGCCGATGCGCGCCAGGATCTCCAGGCAGACCAGCGCCCGCGCCTCGGGGCCCGCGTCCCGCCAGGCGGCGGTGGCGGCGCGCATCGCGGGCAGCAGGACGTCGGGGTCGGCGTGCGGGTACTCGATGCCCAGCTCGGGGCCGTACGGGGAGGTCTCGGCGCCCGTCCAGCCGTCGGTGCCGGGCTGGCCGAGGTCGAAGCGGGTGTGCAGGAGCGCGTCGAACGCCGCCTTGCCCTCGGCCATGCCGAGGCTGCCGGGCGCCCCGCCTTCGCCGTACGCCTTGGGGTGCTCCGGGTGGGGTGACCAGTAGGCGCGGGTCCGGATGGCGTCGAGGGCCTGGTCGAGCGTGGGCCGGTGGGTCTCGGACAGCTTCTGGAGGGAGAGCGCGGCGGCCATGGCGGACCAACTCCTCATCGAGCCGGGCGGGGACGTGCTGACGGAGTTAGATTAACCGAACGATCGGTCGGGACAAGGGGCCCCGGACAACCTGTGGACAACTCATGGGGGAGGATCGCGTTCATGACCACGGCCAAGCGGGACACGTACACCCCGGAGACGCTGCTCGCCGTCGCCGTGCGGGTCTTCAACGAGCGCGGATACGACGGCACGTCCATGGAGCACCTCTCCCGGGCGGCGGGCATCTCGAAGTCGTCGATCTACCACCATGTGGCGGGCAAGGAGGAGCTCCTGCGCCGTGCGGTGAGCCGGGCGATCGACGGGCTCTTCCGGATTCTCGACGAACCGGGCGCGAACCGGGGGCGCGCGGTCGAACGGGTCGAATACGTCACGCGCCGCACGGTCGAGGTGCTGATGGCCGAGCTGCCGTACGTCACTCTGCTGCTGCGCGTCCGGGGCAACACGAAGACCGAGCGGTGGGCGCTGGAGCGGCGCCGCGAGTTCGACCAGCGGGTGTCGGCCCTGCTGAAGGCGGCCGTCGCGGACGGGGACCTCCGGGCGGACGTGGACATACGGCTGGCCACCCGGCTGCTGTTCGGCATGGTGAACTCGCTGGTCGAGTGGTACCGCCCGCAGCCCGAGGGGGTCGTCGGCGGTACGGGTGGCGCCCCGGACGGGGTTCTCGGGGCGGACGACCTGCCGGGGACCGTCGTACGCCTGGCCTTCGACGGGATGCGTTCCGCCGGCCGGTGACGGTTCGGGCGACAGCCGGCCGTCAGCCGATTTCGGTGGGGCGGTCGGTGCGGCCGTGGCCGAGTTCGGTCTCCTCGAACACCAGCAGGGTGCGGGTGGAGAGCACCTCGGGAATGGCCTGGATGCGGGTGAGGACGAGCTCGCGCAGCGCCCGGTTGTCCGGTGTGTGCACCAGGAGCAGTACGTCGAAATCGCCGCTGACCAGCGCGATGTGGGTGGCGCCCGGGAGTGCCTGGAGCTCCTCGCGCACGGTCCGCCAGGAGTTCTGCACGATCTTGAGCGTGATGTAGGCGGATGCTCCCTGTCCGGCCCGCTCGTGGTCGATCCGGGCGCTGAACCCGCGGATGACCCCGTCCTCCACCAGCCGGTTGATGCGGGCGTAGGCGTTGGCCCGCGATACGTGCACCTGCTCGGCGACGGCCCGTATCGAGGCCCGGCCGTCGGTACGGAGGATGCGCAGGATGTCCCGGTCGATGGCGTCCAGCGGGCGGGCCGGCGGTGTCGGGCCGGACCCCTCGGCCATTCGTTCAGCTGCCATGCCCCCGGGCCTCCCTGTTGTGGACGAGCTGCCTCCATCCCAGGCTGTGGACAACCGTTTGTCCACAGGGCGAGGGGGGCTGTAGCCAAATTGCGCCCACGACCGAACAATCGGTAGGTGAGGCGCGTCACCCGGGCTCGCCCCGGGACGCGTCCACGTGCGACCGCCCCGACTCCGACGTACACCCCGACGTAGGGCGCGGGGCCCGGCGGGATTCCGTTCCCGGCCGGCCCGTGTGTCCGCCTCGTCGCCAAGGAGGTGCCTCTCATGACGGTCCAAGAGCTGCCCGGCGCGGCCGGCTACCGGCCGGTGCCGCCCCCGGCCTGGAAGCCGCTCACCGACCCCGCCCCGCTGCTCCCGGACCCGGAGCCGTACCGGGTACTGGGTACGGACGCGGCGGCCGGAGCGGACCCGCGGCTGCTGCTGAGACTCCACGCCGAGTTGGTGCGGGGCCGCCGGTACAACGCGCAGGCGACCGCGCTCACCAAGCAGGGGCGCCTCGCGGTCTACCCGTCCAGCACGGGCCAGGAGGCCTGCCAGGTGGCCGCGGCGCTGGTGCTGGAGGAGCGGGACTGGCTCTTCCCGAGCTACCGCGACACCCTCGCGGCGGTGGCCCGGGGGCTAGATCCGGTCGACGCGCTGACGCTGCTGCGGGGCGACCGGCACACCGGTTACGACCCCCGTGAGCACCGGATCGCGCCGCTCTGCACCCCACTGGCCACGCATCTGCCGCACGCGGTGGGGCTGGCGCACGCGGCGCGGCTCAAGGGCGACGACGTGGTGGCCCTGGCGATGGTCGGCGACGGCGGGACCAGCGAGGGCGATTTCCACGAGGCGCTGAACTTCGCGGCCGTCTGGCGGGCGCCGGTCGTCTTCCTCGTGCAGAACAACGGCTTCGCCATCTCGGTGCCGCTGGCCAAGCAGACGGCGGCACCGTCCCTCGCCCACAAGGCGGTCGGTTACGGCATGCCCGGCCGGCTGGTCGACGGGAACGACGCCGTCGCGGTGCACGAGGTGCTCGCCGCGGCGGTGGCGCTCGCCCGCGGCGGTGGCGGCCCGACGCTGGTGGAGGCGGTGACCTACCGCATGGACGCCCACACCAACGCCGACGACGCGACCCGCTACCGCTCCGGGGACGAGGTGGAGTCCTGGCGGGACCACGACCCGGTGCTCCTCATGGAGCGCGAGCTGACCGGGCGCGGCCTGCTGGACGAGGCCACCGCCGACGCGGTGCGCCAGGAGGCGGAGCGGATGGCGGCGGCGCTGCGGGAGCGGATGAACGCCGATCCGGTGCTCGACCCGATGGACCTGTTCGCGCACGTCTACGCGGACCGGACCGGACCGCTGCGCGAGCAGGAGGCCGGGTTGCGTGCCGAGCTGGAGGCGGAGAGCGCGTACGAGGACGCCGAGGAGCAGCGGGACGGCCACGAGCGGTCCGGCCACGAGCGGAACACGGAGGGCGGGCGATGACCACGGCGGTGCGGGCGCGGGCGGGGCGTACGGGGCCGGCCACGATGGCCCAGGCGCTGGGGCGGGCACTGCGGGACGCGATGGCGGAGGACTCCTCGGTGCACGTGCTCGGCGAGGACGTCGGCACGCTCGGGGGTGTTTTCCGGGTCACCGACGGTCTCGCGGCGGAGTTCGGCGACGAGCGGTGCACGGACACGCCCCTCGCGGAAGCGGGGATTCTCGGCGCCGCGGTCGGGATGGCGATGTACGGCCTGCGGCCGGTGGTGGAGATGCAGTTCGACGCGTTCGCCTATCCGGCGTTCGAGCAGCTCGTCAGCCATGTGGCCCGGATGCGGAACCGTACCGGGGGCGCCCTGCCGATGCCCCTGACCGTGCGGATTCCGTACGGCGGCGGGATCGGCGGGGTCGAGCACCACAGCGACTCCTCGGAGGCGTACTACATGGCCACCCCGGGGCTCCACGTCGTCACCCCGGCCACCGTGGAGGACGCCTACGGGCTGCTGCGGGCCTCGATCGCCTCGGACGATCCCGTGGTGTTCCTGGAGCCGAAGCGGTTGTACTGGTCGAAGTCCGACTGGTCGCCGGAGGCTCCGGCGGAGGTCGGACCCATCGGCCGGGCGGTGGTCCGCAGGCCGGGGACGAGCGCGACGCTGATCACCTACGGCCCGTCGCTGCCGGTCTGCCTGGAGGCGGCCGAGGCGGCGGTGGCTGAGGGGTGGGACCTGGAGGTCGTCGATCTGCGGTCGCTGGTGCCGTTCGACGACGGGACGGTCGCCGCGTCGGTGCGGCGGACCGGGCGCGCGGTGGTCGTCCACGAGGCCGCCGGGTTCGGCGGGCCGGGGGGCGAGATCGCCGCGCGGGTGACCGAGCGGTGCTTCCACCATCTGGAGGCGCCGGTGCTGCGGGTCGCCGGCTTCGACATCCCGTATCCGCCGCCGATGCTGGAGCGGCACCATCTGCCGGGGGTGGACCGGGTGCTCGACGCGGTCGCCCGGCTCCAGTGGGAGGCGACGCGCTGATGCCCACGGTGCTCGAATTCAGGTTGCCGGACCTCGGCGAGGGGCTGACCGAGGCGTTGATCGTGCGGTGGCTGGTGGAGATCGGCGAGGTCGTCGCCGTGGACCAGCCGGTGGTCGAGGTCGAGACGGCCAAGGCCCTGGTGGAGGTGCCGTGCCCGTACGGGGGCGTGGTGACCGCCCGCTTCGGCGAGGAGGGGGCGGAACTCCCGGTCGGCGCCCCGCTGATGACGGTCGCGGTCGCACCGGGCCCGGCGGGTTCCGGCTCGACGGCCTCGGCGTCGGCTCCTGCGTCGGGTTCTGCCCCGGCTCCGGCTGCCACCTCGGCCGCCTCTGCGTCGGCCTCGGCTTCGTCGGACGCTTCGGGGAACGTGCTGGTCGGGTACGGCACGGCCGCCCCGGCGGCCCGGCGGCGGCGGGTCCGTCCCGTGTCCGCGTCGTCCCCCGTCGACGCCGCTGCGTCCGTCGGGGCCGGTCCGGTCGGTCCGGTCGGGGAGGCCACCTCGGTCGTGGAGGCCGGTCCGGTCGCCTCGGCCAAGGAGGCCGGTCCGGTCGCGGTCATCTCCCCGCTCGTCCGCAGACTGGCCCGGCAGCACGGAGTGGACCTCCGGGAGCTGGCGGGATCGGGGCCGGAGGGGCTGATCCTGCGGTGCGACATCGAGGCGGTGATCGAGCGGGCGTCCGCGGTGGGCGGTGAGCCCGCCGCCGGCGCGGTGCGGGCCGCCGGTGCGGTGGAGGTCTCCGCACCCCCGAGGGACGGTGCCGTGGCCGGCGAGCGGATCGCGTTGCGCGGAGTACGGGGCGCGGTCGCCGACAAGATGGCGCGCAGCCGGACCGAGATCCCCGACGCGACCTGCTGGGTGGACGCGGACGCGACCGAACTGATGGCGGCCCGCGCGGCGATGAACAGGACGGCGGGTCCGAAGGTCTCGGTCCTCGCTCTGTTGGCCCGGATCTGCGCGGCGGCGCTGGCGAAGTACCCCGAGCTGAACTCCACCGTGGACACCGCCGCGCGGGAGGTCGTCCGGCTGCCCTCCGTCCACCTCGGGTTCGCCGCGCAGACGGACCGGGGGCTGGTCGTGCCGGTGGTCCGGAACGCGCACGCGCGTTCCGTGGACGCGATGGCGGCCGAACTGGCCCGGCTCACCGAGGCGGCCCGGGACGGGAAGCTGACTCCGGCGGAGCTGACGGGCGGCACCTTCACGCTGAACAACTACGGCGTGTTCGGGGTGGACGGCTCCACACCGATCATCAACCACCCCGAGGCGGCCATGCTCGGGGTCGGCCGGATCGTCCCCCGGCCTTGGGTCCACGACGGCGAACTGGCGGTGCGTCAGGTGGTTCAGCTCTCGCTCACCTTCGACCACCGGGTCTGCGACGGCGGCACGGCGGGCGGCTTCCTGCGGTACGTCGCCGACTGCGTGGAACAACCGGCCGTCCTGCTGCGGACCCTGTAGGCCAGGTCCGGCCCGGCTCGCCCGCTCGGTCTGCCTGCCCGGTGGGTTCATGCCCGGCCCGGCGGGCCCACGCCCGGGGCGGGCGCCCATACTCGTCGCATGACCGCCTATGACGCCATCGTCCTCGCCGGAGGGGCCGCCCGACGGCTCGGGGGAGCCGACAAGCCCGGGATCGGCGTCGGCGGCCGGGCGCTGCTCGACCGGGTGCTCGCGGCGTGCGCCGGTGCCGCGAGCACGGTCGTGGTGGGGCCCCGCAGAACCACGGTCCGGCCGGTGGTCTGGACCCGCGAAGCACCCGTGGGAGGCGGGCCGGTGGCCGCGCTGGGCGCGGGTGTGCGGGAGACCGCCGCCCCCTGGCTCGTGGTGCTCTCGGCGGATCTGCCGTTCCTCGGGGCCTCCACTGTCGACGCGTTGCTGGCCGCCGCCGAGGAGGGTGACCGGGAGGGTGCGCTGTGTACGGACCCCGACGGGCGGCGGCAGCCGCTGGTCGCCGTCTACCGCGCCGAACCGCTCCGGCGCGAGCTCGCCCTGCTCGCGACCGAGCACGGCGGCCTCGCCGGACTCCCGCTGCGCCTGCTGACGGCCGAGCTCGACCTGGCCGCCGTGGCCACACCGGGACTCGCCTCCTTCGACTGCGACACTTGGGACGACATCAGGGTGGCAAGGGCGCACATCAGGGAGCATGAGGCCGTGCTGGACGAATGGATCACCGCAGTCAAGACCGAACTGGGCCTCGAACTCGACGTCGACACCGATGTTCTGCTCGACCTGGCGCGCGACGCCGCACACGGGGTCGCGCGGCCCGCCGCCCCGCTCACCACTTTCCTCGTCGGATACGCGGCGGGTCTGGCGAGCGCGAACGCCGAACCCGGAGACGGGCCCCGGGCCGTGGCCGAGGCGGCCCGCAAGGCGACCGCCCTCGCCCTGCGTTGGGAAGCGGAATCGGGCGATGGCAAGGGAGCCGGAGCCTCGTGACCGGCCGGGAGCCCATCCCGGCGGCGGAGGCCCCGACCGTGCGGCTCTCCGGCAGGGGAGCGCCGGGGGAATTCTTCGTGCTTCCGGAGCTGGACGACTGCCCCGTGCCCGCGCGGAAGAGCTCCTCGGCGGAGGACGAACGGGCCGTGGAACAGGCCCTGGCCCTGGCCAACCGGGTTTCTCCGCACGAGCCTTCGCCCTACGACTCCTCGCGCCACGAACCCCCGGCTCCGGTGTCTCCTGAGCCGTCCGGAAGCACAGCGGGCGGATCCGCGCAGGACGTACCCGCCCGTGGGGGCCCGCCCGTGCACCGCTCCCCCACTGCGACCTGGGAGCAGGCCCGGGCGCTGGCCGTGCGCGCCGGACGCAGGGGCACGCATCGCGCGATCCGGCTGCCGCTCGACCGCTCCCTGGGCCATGTACTGGCCGAGGGGCTCGCGGCGCTGACCGATCTGCCGTCCTTCGACACCTCGGCCATGGACGGCTGGGCCGTCACCGGACCCGGCCCCTGGCACTTCCACGGCGGCACAGGACTGCTCGCAGGGGACGGCGGTCTGGGCCGACTGCCGGACGGCGAGGCGGTACCGATCGCCACCGGGGCCCGCATGCCCGTGGAGGCGACGGCGGTCATCCGCTCGGAGCACGCGGAGGTGGACGAGGCCAAGGGGATGCTGCACGCCCGGCGCGCGGTCGTCCCGGGCCAGGACATCCGGCCGCGCGCCCAGGAGTGCCGGACCGGCGAGCAACTGCTGGCGCCGGGAACGCTGGTGACCCCCGCGGTACTCGGCCTGGCTGCTGCCGCCGGGTACGACGCGCTCGTCGTCGTGCCGCGTCCCCGGGTGGAGGTGCTGGTGCTCGGTGACGAGCTGCTCACCTCGGGGCTCCCGCACGGCGGGCGTATCCGGGACGCGCTCGGGCCCATGCTGGGTCCGTGGCTGCGCGCTGCGGGCGCCGATGCCGCCGAGCCGCGCAGGCTGGGCGACGACCCGGAGGCGTTGCGGCGGGCGCTCACCTCCACCGACGCGGACCTGGTGCTGACGACCGGCGGTACGGCGGCCGGTCCGGTCGACCATGTGCACCCGATCCTCGCGGAGATCGGCGCCGAACTGGTGGTGGACGGAGTGGCGGTACGCCCGGGTCACCCCATGCTGCTGGCCAGACTGGCACCGGACGGCCCCTGGCTGGTCGGGCTGCCGGGCAACCCGCTCGCCGCGGTCTCCGGACTCCTCACGCTCGCCCTTCCGCTCCTCGGCGGGCTCGCGGGGCGCGTCGAGCAGGAGCCGTACCGGGCACCCGTACCGGAGGCGGTGCAGGGGCACCCGCACGACACCCGGCTCGTGCCCGTGGTGCATCGGGCCGGTCACGGAGGGACCCGGGACCACGCCGTACCGCTGCGCTACAACGGCCCCGCCATGCTGCGGGGGATTGCCACCGCCGACGGCATGGCCGTCGTGGAGCCGGGCGGAGTGCGGCCCGGTGCCGAGGTGGAGATCCTCGACCTGCCCTGGGCGTAGGGCCTTTCGTTCGGATCAGGCGGAGCTCGCGTGCCCCGTCCCGCGACCGTTTCACGTGAAGCGGTCGCGGGACGGGGCGGCCGACATCGGCGACGGCTCCGGTCCGGCGATCGGGTGTTTCACGTGAAACATGCGGGACGGATCACACGTACGAGCCGACTGGGCATCAGCGGGACGGCCCGGAACGGCTGATGGTGATGAGGCGGTCCTCGCGCTGAAGACTGGCGAGCGCGGGGTCCGTGTAGTCGAGCAGTCTCCTGTTGCGGAGCACCGCGACGATCAGATCGGCGCAGTCGCGCGGCGGGCGGCCGATCTCCTCCTCGGTCACCGCGCGTTCCCCGAGGTCCAGTCCGCTGCCGTGGGTCATCAGGTCCTCCAGGGTCCTGGCGACCGGCGGGCTGGCCATGGAGACCCCGAGCAGACGGCCGGCCGAACTGGAGCTGGTCACCACGGTGTCCGCGCCGCTCTGTTTGAGCAGCGGAACGTTCTCGTCCTCGCGGACCGCGACGACGATGGTGGCGTGCTTGTTGAGCTGGCGGGCGGTCAGGGTGATCAGGGTGGCGGTCTCGTCGCGCTGGGGGGCGATGATCACCCGGCTGGCGGTCGGTACCTCGGCCTTGAGCAGCGTCTCGGAGCGCGTGGCGTCGCCGACCACGGCCACCAGCCCGTCGTCCCCGGCCGCGTGTGCGGCCTTCTGCTGCGGGTCCACCACGACGATCTTGTCCTTGGTGATGCCCGTGGAGAGCAACGACTCGATGGCGTGACGGCCCTTGGTGCCGTAGCCGACCACCACGACGTGGTCGCGGGTGCGGGAACGCCACCGGTGGATGCGTACCTGCTGGCGGGTCCGCTCGGTGAGGACTTCGAGGGTGGTGCCGACCAGGATGATCAGGAAGAGCACCCGAAGGGGGGTGATGACCAGCACGTTGATGAGGCGGGCACCGTCGCTGACCGGGGTGATGTCGCCGTAACCGGTGGTGGAGAGGGTGACGGTCGCGTAGTAGACCGCGTCGAGCAGGTCGACGCTGCTGTCGGAGGTGTCGTTGTAGCCGGAGCGGTCTGACCAGACGATCACCACCGTCACCGCCAGTACCAGCAGCGCCATCGTCAGGCGTCGGAGCACCTGTTGGAGCGGCGGCAGTGCGCCCTGCGTCGGCATGGTGATGGCGCGGCTGGCCTCGGCGTCCTCCCGCGCGTCCGAGCGCGAGCGGTGCCAGAGGGTCCGCAGGATGGAGAACCTGCCCATCCTGGCTGCTGGTTGGTTCTCGTCCTTCAAGGCATGTCCTCTGGCGGCGGCGGGCAGGTGGTCACGTCGTGGCCCATGGTCGTGGATCGACGACGGGGACGGTGGCCGAAGTGCGTCGCACGTGCCGTGTCTCCACCAGCCGTGCACCGTCACCGG from the Streptomyces sp. NBC_01335 genome contains:
- a CDS encoding TetR/AcrR family transcriptional regulator — encoded protein: MTTAKRDTYTPETLLAVAVRVFNERGYDGTSMEHLSRAAGISKSSIYHHVAGKEELLRRAVSRAIDGLFRILDEPGANRGRAVERVEYVTRRTVEVLMAELPYVTLLLRVRGNTKTERWALERRREFDQRVSALLKAAVADGDLRADVDIRLATRLLFGMVNSLVEWYRPQPEGVVGGTGGAPDGVLGADDLPGTVVRLAFDGMRSAGR
- the paaN gene encoding phenylacetic acid degradation protein PaaN — its product is MAAALSLQKLSETHRPTLDQALDAIRTRAYWSPHPEHPKAYGEGGAPGSLGMAEGKAAFDALLHTRFDLGQPGTDGWTGAETSPYGPELGIEYPHADPDVLLPAMRAATAAWRDAGPEARALVCLEILARIGARTHELAQAVMHTSGQAFLMAFQAGGPHAQDRGLEAVAYAYEEQLRTPAGADWSKPQGKRDPLRLRKSFTAVGRGVSLLIGCNTFPTWNSYPGLFASLATGNPVLVKPHPRAVLPLALTVRIAREVLAETGFDPNLVALTAERPGEGIAKELAVRPEVRIIDYTGSTAFGDWLETHACQAQVYTEKAGVNTVVIDSTDDYAGMLANLAFSLSLYSGQMCTTPQNLLVPRDGISTDTGPRTYDEVVADLAAAVDGLLGDDARATALLGALVNPDVRSRLEAAPDLGEVALASREVAHPEFPDAVVRTPVVVKVLAKEPGPDGGDPVHLSECFGPVSFAVSVDSVADAVELLRRTIREKGAMTVGAYTTSPEVERAIEEVCLEESAQLSLNLTGGVYVNQTAAFSDFHGSGGNPAANAALCDGAFVSGRFRTIEVRRQA
- a CDS encoding HTTM domain-containing protein, coding for MSTAPTAPVAGPVGPTGPRWPSGPIGRSVQRITASALGPYQSAVIRIGFTATYLLFLLREVPHRQELYGPDGPWQWELAHRLISDNHAFTVLMWSDSSAWFEAVYALTLAAAFCTMIGWRTRTMSVLFMVGVLSIQNRNIFMGDGGDNVVHLMAIYLVLTRCAQVWSLDARRAARNAARRAQGLRPARDVVGPVLWSVLGAVLVVATVEDGLGGTRWLPKLLWVLWVGAAAQWITNRNAPDGEDRVLLDVVANLAHNAALVVIMAEVCLIYATAGWYKIQGSRWQDGTALYYPLKLDYFTPWPELSNLLAGSAVMVMVVTYATVIVQVAFPFTLFNRRVKNVLLVVMMGEHAGIAVLLGLPFFSMAMISADAVFLPTVFLVWLGGRVGAGRDRLLARVGSRTGAARVPGPRGPAGAGAAGPGGEAPQRPADGGHTLVG
- a CDS encoding thiamine pyrophosphate-dependent dehydrogenase E1 component subunit alpha, coding for MTVQELPGAAGYRPVPPPAWKPLTDPAPLLPDPEPYRVLGTDAAAGADPRLLLRLHAELVRGRRYNAQATALTKQGRLAVYPSSTGQEACQVAAALVLEERDWLFPSYRDTLAAVARGLDPVDALTLLRGDRHTGYDPREHRIAPLCTPLATHLPHAVGLAHAARLKGDDVVALAMVGDGGTSEGDFHEALNFAAVWRAPVVFLVQNNGFAISVPLAKQTAAPSLAHKAVGYGMPGRLVDGNDAVAVHEVLAAAVALARGGGGPTLVEAVTYRMDAHTNADDATRYRSGDEVESWRDHDPVLLMERELTGRGLLDEATADAVRQEAERMAAALRERMNADPVLDPMDLFAHVYADRTGPLREQEAGLRAELEAESAYEDAEEQRDGHERSGHERNTEGGR
- a CDS encoding Lrp/AsnC family transcriptional regulator, with the protein product MAAERMAEGSGPTPPARPLDAIDRDILRILRTDGRASIRAVAEQVHVSRANAYARINRLVEDGVIRGFSARIDHERAGQGASAYITLKIVQNSWRTVREELQALPGATHIALVSGDFDVLLLVHTPDNRALRELVLTRIQAIPEVLSTRTLLVFEETELGHGRTDRPTEIG
- a CDS encoding TrmH family RNA methyltransferase — translated: MSSETGSTEECGPFVAEGADPAAEPAQYDDGFGDGIGVGPHPSPWPEGERYDPELLAGGDRRNVVDEYRYWTREAIVADLDLRRHDFHVAVENWGHDFNIGSVVRTANAFLAKEIHIVGRRRWNRRGAMVTDRYQHVRHHPDTADLTAWAAAEGLPIIGIDNLPGAVPLERTVLPRRCVLLFGQEGPGLTEEARAHASMVCSIAQFGSTRSINAGAAAAVAMHAWIQRYADVPDPSA